The Amycolatopsis mongoliensis genome includes a window with the following:
- a CDS encoding SulP family inorganic anion transporter — MNLSTALPGLARLRRYRRAWLRGDVVAGVTVAAYLVPQVMAYAEVAGLPPVAGLWASIGPLAVYALLGSSRQMSVGPESTTALMTAAVLAPLAAGDAGHYAALAAVLAVVVGCLCLAAGLARLGVLAELLSKPVLTGYMAGIAALMVASQLGKVTGVPVHGEAFLDDLGSFFTQLDRVHWPTVALAAAVLAVLYALERFVPWLPGPLAAMVLATVAVAVLAPAGFDVVGALPAGLPPAVSGISAADVGQLILPAVGIAIVGFSDNVLTARAFAARRGEEIDAGQELRALAAANVTAGLLHGFPVSSSASRTALGVAVGSRTQLHSLVALATVVLTVLFARPLLAEFPKAALGALVVFAALHLVDVRELRRFARFRPSELVLALLTTAGVLGLGVLYGVLAAVGLSILDLLRRIARPHDGILGTVPGLAGMHDVDDYPEATTEPGLVVYRYDAPLCFANAEDFRRRALAAAGSGEPRWFVLNAEANVELDVTAADALDRLREELGRRGVVFAMARVKQDLRDDLVAAGLVAKVGEERIFPTLPTAVRGYRDWLTNAG, encoded by the coding sequence GTGAACCTCTCCACGGCCCTCCCCGGGCTCGCGCGCCTGCGGCGGTACCGCCGGGCCTGGCTGCGCGGGGACGTCGTCGCGGGAGTCACCGTCGCGGCCTACCTGGTGCCGCAGGTGATGGCCTACGCCGAAGTGGCGGGGCTGCCGCCGGTGGCCGGCCTGTGGGCGTCGATCGGCCCGCTGGCCGTCTACGCGCTGCTCGGCTCTTCGCGCCAGATGTCGGTCGGGCCCGAGTCGACGACCGCGCTGATGACCGCGGCGGTCCTGGCCCCGCTCGCCGCCGGCGACGCCGGCCACTACGCCGCGCTCGCCGCCGTGCTCGCGGTCGTGGTCGGCTGCCTGTGCCTGGCCGCCGGCCTGGCCCGGCTCGGCGTCCTCGCCGAACTCCTGTCGAAGCCGGTGCTCACCGGGTACATGGCCGGCATCGCGGCGCTGATGGTCGCCAGCCAGCTCGGGAAGGTCACCGGGGTGCCGGTCCACGGCGAGGCGTTCCTCGACGACCTCGGCTCGTTCTTCACCCAGCTCGACCGGGTGCACTGGCCGACGGTGGCGCTGGCGGCGGCGGTGCTGGCCGTGCTGTACGCGCTCGAGCGGTTCGTGCCGTGGCTGCCGGGGCCGCTGGCCGCGATGGTGCTGGCCACGGTGGCGGTCGCCGTGCTCGCCCCGGCCGGCTTCGACGTCGTCGGTGCGCTGCCCGCCGGGCTGCCGCCCGCCGTGTCCGGGATCTCCGCCGCCGACGTGGGGCAGCTGATCCTGCCCGCCGTGGGCATCGCGATCGTCGGGTTCTCCGACAACGTGCTGACGGCGCGGGCGTTCGCGGCCCGCCGCGGCGAGGAGATCGACGCCGGCCAGGAGCTGCGGGCGCTCGCGGCGGCGAACGTGACGGCCGGGCTGCTGCACGGCTTCCCGGTCAGCAGCAGCGCCAGCCGCACGGCGCTGGGCGTGGCGGTGGGCAGCCGGACGCAGCTGCACTCGCTCGTCGCGCTGGCCACCGTGGTCCTCACGGTCCTGTTCGCCCGGCCGCTGCTCGCGGAATTCCCGAAGGCGGCCCTCGGCGCGCTGGTCGTCTTCGCGGCGCTGCACCTCGTCGACGTCCGGGAGCTGCGGCGGTTCGCCCGGTTCCGGCCCAGCGAGCTGGTGCTCGCCCTGCTCACCACCGCCGGGGTGCTCGGCCTCGGTGTGCTCTACGGCGTCCTGGCCGCGGTCGGACTGTCCATCCTGGACCTGCTGCGCCGGATCGCGCGGCCGCACGACGGGATCCTGGGCACGGTGCCGGGCCTGGCCGGGATGCACGACGTCGACGACTACCCGGAGGCGACCACCGAACCCGGCCTCGTCGTCTACCGCTACGACGCGCCGTTGTGCTTCGCCAACGCGGAGGACTTCCGCCGCCGCGCGCTCGCCGCGGCCGGCAGCGGCGAGCCGCGGTGGTTCGTGCTCAACGCCGAGGCGAACGTCGAGCTGGACGTCACCGCCGCCGACGCGCTCGACCGGCTGCGGGAGGAGCTCGGCCGGCGGGGTGTCGTGTTCGCCATGGCGCGGGTGAAGCAGGACCTGCGCGACGACCTGGTGGCCGCGGGGCTGGTGGCGAAGGTGGGGGAGGAGCGCATCTTCCCGACGTTGCCGACCGCGGTGCGCGGCTACCGGGACTGGCTGACGAACGCGGGCTGA
- a CDS encoding universal stress protein, translated as MTTAPVLPIVTGVDGSVESLDAVRWAARAAHLHGAPLEIVYALDFSALLAGGVVPPPEEMKDVLRIRGRRYLRAAAELAAAQGVPEVVTRLDPDRAAQALIDASRKASLLVVGSSGHGKLTGLLAGSVASAVGAHASCDTVVVRGDTWDEPGAAERPVVAGVDGGEASTRILTAAFAEARVRHAPLVVVHAAADEPQAREPDRAALADAGHRLLTERLRGHDTEGVAVEEVVVQSHPRRELIERSATAQLVVLGTRGRGGFPGLLLGSTGQALLHNAACPVYLVRGA; from the coding sequence ATGACCACCGCACCCGTTCTGCCGATCGTCACCGGAGTGGACGGATCCGTCGAGTCGCTCGACGCCGTCCGCTGGGCCGCGCGCGCCGCCCACCTGCACGGCGCGCCACTGGAGATCGTGTACGCCCTCGACTTCTCCGCACTGCTGGCCGGCGGCGTCGTGCCGCCGCCCGAGGAGATGAAGGACGTGCTGCGCATCCGCGGCCGCCGGTACCTGCGCGCCGCGGCGGAACTCGCGGCCGCCCAAGGCGTCCCGGAAGTGGTCACCCGGCTCGATCCCGACCGCGCCGCGCAGGCGCTCATCGACGCGTCCCGGAAGGCGTCGCTGCTCGTGGTCGGCTCGAGCGGGCACGGCAAGCTCACCGGCCTCCTCGCCGGCTCGGTCGCTTCGGCCGTCGGCGCGCACGCCTCCTGCGACACCGTCGTCGTCCGCGGCGACACCTGGGACGAACCGGGCGCGGCGGAACGACCGGTCGTCGCGGGTGTCGACGGCGGCGAAGCGAGCACGCGGATCCTCACGGCCGCGTTCGCCGAGGCTCGCGTGCGCCACGCCCCGCTGGTCGTGGTCCACGCGGCCGCCGACGAACCCCAGGCCCGCGAGCCGGACCGGGCCGCCCTCGCCGACGCCGGGCACCGGCTGCTGACCGAGCGGCTCCGCGGCCACGACACCGAAGGCGTCGCGGTCGAGGAGGTCGTGGTCCAGTCCCACCCGCGCCGCGAGCTGATCGAGCGCAGCGCGACCGCGCAGCTGGTCGTGCTGGGGACCCGCGGCCGCGGCGGGTTCCCCGGGCTGCTGCTCGGGTCCACCGGCCAGGCGCTGCTGCACAACGCGGCCTGCCCGGTCTACCTCGTCCGCGGCGCCTGA
- a CDS encoding magnesium transporter CorA family protein encodes MSASRSRLYRSGVLERENLSVAEATRHLADPAVTLWLDIDAPTAADLAALTTELGLHPLAVSAVLDEDHQRPKLVHYDHHSFLAAYAVRLDPGDGVLAASELDAFVTDRVLVTLHRNNTADIDALAERWDSTPELAKSGTGFLLHGLLDLLVDGHFDALQALDEQVEELEDLVFADQTDVTDLQRRALRLRKSLSRLRHFALPMREIVGSLMRREVRSVDDTLLPYFQDVYDHVLRVTEWTESLRDLLATIRETQLSIQGNRLNSIMKKVTSWAAIIAVPTAITGFYGQNIPYPGFAQASGVWVSTLAILVISTTLYVLFKRRDWL; translated from the coding sequence ATGTCCGCGAGCCGGAGCCGCCTGTACCGCAGTGGTGTCCTCGAGCGGGAGAACCTCTCCGTCGCGGAAGCCACCCGGCACCTCGCCGACCCGGCCGTGACGCTCTGGCTGGACATCGACGCCCCCACCGCCGCGGACCTGGCCGCGCTCACCACCGAACTCGGCCTGCACCCGCTCGCCGTCTCGGCCGTCCTCGACGAGGACCACCAGCGGCCGAAGCTGGTCCACTACGACCACCACTCGTTCCTCGCCGCCTACGCGGTCCGGCTGGACCCCGGCGACGGTGTGCTCGCCGCTTCGGAACTCGACGCGTTCGTCACCGACCGCGTGCTGGTCACCTTGCACCGCAACAACACCGCGGACATCGACGCCCTCGCCGAGCGGTGGGACAGCACGCCCGAACTGGCCAAGAGCGGCACCGGCTTCCTGCTGCACGGCCTGCTCGACCTGCTCGTCGACGGGCACTTCGACGCGCTTCAGGCCCTCGACGAGCAGGTCGAGGAGCTCGAGGACCTGGTCTTCGCCGACCAGACCGACGTCACGGACCTGCAGCGCCGCGCCCTGCGGCTGCGCAAGAGCCTCAGCCGGCTGCGGCACTTCGCCCTGCCGATGCGGGAAATCGTCGGTTCCCTGATGCGCCGGGAAGTCCGCTCGGTCGACGACACCCTGCTGCCGTACTTCCAGGACGTGTACGACCACGTCCTGCGCGTGACGGAGTGGACGGAGTCGCTGCGTGACCTGCTGGCGACGATCCGCGAAACGCAGCTGAGCATCCAGGGCAACCGGCTCAACTCGATCATGAAGAAGGTGACCAGCTGGGCCGCGATCATCGCCGTGCCCACCGCGATCACCGGTTTCTACGGCCAGAACATCCCCTATCCCGGGTTCGCCCAGGCGTCCGGGGTGTGGGTCTCGACGCTCGCCATCCTGGTCATCTCGACGACGTTGTACGTCCTGTTCAAGCGCCGCGACTGGCTCTGA
- a CDS encoding cation-translocating P-type ATPase, translated as MKTTAHPEAFHSRPATEIAGQLGVDPQQGLSTEEAEARLERFGPNAVTAPSGPGPLLRLLRQFHDPLIYVLILAGVVTAAFGGYVDAGVIGGVVVLNAVIGFVQESRAQRALEALSRMVPLEAIVLRDGALRRIPAVRLVPGDVVELAAGDRVPADVRLTDVRLAEVDESALTGESVPVLKSADAVVEEAVVADRTGCAYSGTLVTRGWARAVVTATGGATELGDIQHLVATAEVVATPLTRKLARFSRQLSVAIVAVAVAAFALGVFRGTPVPEMFTAVVALAVGAIPEGLPAAVAIVLAIGVVRMSRRGAIVRNLPAVETLGGTTVICTDKTGTLTQNRMTVTAFAVAGRVVSPAEARECLVAGVLCNDARIGEGDPTEIALLESALAAGLDPEAIRAAAPRTETVPFESENRMMTTVHGAVGYLKGAVEEVAARCADESTPDGVRPLDAAALDRVHRELTGRGLRVLAFARFTPGSAPTLLGLQAMHDPPRPEAVAAVAACRSAGIDVKMITGDHAGTARAIAAAVGLVDTPSAARVLTGAELTELPEAEFDDAVAATQVFARVSPGQKLQLVRALQRRGHVVAMTGDGVNDAPALRRADIGVAMGRNGTDAARQAADMVLTDDDFASIEAAVREGRSVFDNLRKFIAWTLPANIGEGMVVLVAIVLGATLPIVPVQILWINMTTAVFLGLTMAFEPTEAGIMGRPPRPPKRPLFTAALLRRVVLVSLLLVVAAFAAYRAELAAGLSLAEARTSAINVFVGVQAAYLLSCRSLDRPVLLAWPGRSRMFALGVGLTAGLQLLLTYVPVMNTWFHTAPVGVRSWLWVLGAAVVAFAVVEADKLIWHRVAARRGISSGREGGALRAR; from the coding sequence GTGAAGACCACCGCCCACCCCGAGGCGTTCCACTCCCGCCCGGCGACCGAGATCGCCGGGCAACTGGGCGTCGACCCGCAGCAGGGGCTGAGCACCGAAGAAGCCGAAGCCCGGCTCGAGCGCTTCGGTCCCAACGCGGTGACCGCGCCTTCCGGGCCGGGGCCGCTGCTCCGGCTGCTGCGCCAGTTCCACGACCCGCTCATCTACGTCCTCATCCTCGCCGGCGTGGTGACCGCGGCGTTCGGCGGGTACGTCGACGCCGGGGTGATCGGCGGGGTCGTGGTGCTCAACGCGGTCATCGGCTTCGTGCAGGAGTCCCGGGCGCAACGGGCCCTGGAAGCGCTGTCGCGGATGGTGCCGCTCGAAGCCATCGTCCTGCGCGACGGCGCCCTCCGGCGGATCCCGGCCGTCCGGCTCGTTCCCGGGGACGTCGTCGAGCTGGCCGCGGGGGACCGGGTCCCGGCCGACGTCCGGCTCACGGACGTCCGGCTGGCGGAGGTCGACGAGTCGGCCCTGACCGGGGAGTCGGTGCCGGTGCTCAAGTCCGCCGACGCCGTGGTGGAGGAAGCCGTGGTCGCCGACCGGACCGGGTGCGCCTACTCCGGGACGCTGGTGACGCGCGGCTGGGCCCGCGCGGTGGTCACGGCGACCGGTGGCGCAACCGAGCTGGGTGACATCCAGCACCTGGTGGCCACCGCGGAGGTCGTCGCCACCCCGCTGACCCGCAAGCTCGCCCGGTTCTCCCGGCAGCTGAGCGTCGCGATCGTCGCGGTCGCCGTCGCGGCCTTCGCGCTCGGGGTCTTCCGCGGTACGCCGGTGCCCGAGATGTTCACCGCGGTCGTCGCGCTCGCCGTCGGGGCGATCCCCGAAGGACTGCCGGCCGCGGTGGCGATCGTGCTGGCCATCGGCGTGGTGCGGATGTCGCGGCGCGGCGCGATCGTGCGGAACCTGCCCGCGGTCGAGACACTCGGCGGCACCACGGTGATCTGCACCGACAAGACGGGCACGCTCACGCAAAACCGGATGACCGTGACCGCCTTCGCCGTCGCCGGCCGGGTGGTCTCCCCGGCGGAGGCCCGCGAGTGCCTCGTCGCGGGGGTCCTCTGCAACGACGCGCGAATCGGCGAGGGGGACCCGACGGAGATCGCGCTGCTCGAATCGGCGCTCGCCGCCGGGCTGGATCCCGAGGCGATCCGGGCCGCGGCGCCGCGCACGGAAACGGTCCCCTTCGAGTCCGAGAACCGCATGATGACCACGGTGCACGGAGCCGTCGGTTACCTCAAGGGCGCGGTCGAGGAGGTGGCGGCGCGGTGCGCGGACGAGAGCACGCCCGACGGGGTCCGCCCGCTCGACGCGGCCGCGCTGGACCGGGTGCACCGGGAGCTGACCGGGCGGGGCCTGCGGGTGCTCGCGTTCGCCCGGTTCACGCCGGGTTCCGCGCCGACGTTGCTGGGGCTGCAGGCGATGCACGACCCGCCGCGGCCGGAGGCGGTCGCCGCCGTCGCGGCGTGCCGGAGCGCGGGCATCGACGTGAAGATGATCACCGGCGACCACGCGGGGACCGCACGCGCGATCGCCGCCGCCGTCGGGCTGGTGGACACGCCGTCGGCGGCGCGGGTGCTCACCGGCGCCGAGCTGACCGAGCTGCCCGAAGCGGAATTCGACGACGCCGTGGCGGCCACGCAGGTGTTCGCGCGGGTGTCGCCGGGGCAGAAACTGCAGCTGGTGCGGGCGTTGCAGCGGCGCGGCCACGTGGTCGCGATGACCGGCGACGGCGTCAACGACGCACCGGCGTTGCGCCGTGCGGACATCGGCGTCGCGATGGGCCGCAACGGCACCGACGCCGCCCGGCAGGCCGCGGACATGGTGCTGACCGACGACGACTTCGCCTCGATCGAAGCGGCGGTGCGGGAAGGCCGGAGCGTCTTCGACAACCTGCGGAAGTTCATCGCGTGGACGCTGCCGGCCAACATCGGCGAGGGCATGGTCGTGCTGGTGGCGATCGTGCTCGGCGCGACGCTGCCGATCGTGCCGGTGCAGATCCTGTGGATCAACATGACGACCGCGGTGTTCCTGGGGCTCACGATGGCGTTCGAGCCCACCGAGGCCGGCATCATGGGGCGGCCCCCGCGTCCGCCGAAGCGTCCGCTCTTCACCGCCGCGCTGCTGCGCCGGGTCGTGCTCGTGTCGCTCCTGCTCGTGGTGGCGGCTTTCGCGGCCTACCGGGCCGAGCTGGCCGCCGGGCTGTCGCTCGCGGAGGCCCGCACGAGCGCGATCAACGTGTTCGTGGGCGTGCAGGCCGCGTACCTGCTCAGCTGCCGGTCGCTGGACCGGCCGGTGCTGCTCGCCTGGCCCGGCCGCAGCCGGATGTTCGCGCTCGGCGTCGGGCTCACGGCCGGGCTCCAGCTGCTGCTGACCTACGTCCCGGTCATGAACACGTGGTTCCACACGGCGCCGGTCGGCGTGCGCTCCTGGCTGTGGGTCCTGGGTGCGGCCGTCGTGGCGTTCGCCGTGGTGGAGGCGGACAAGCTGATCTGGCACCGGGTGGCGGCCCGGCGGGGGATCAGCTCAGGCCGGGAAGGCGGCGCACTGCGAGCGCGGTGA
- a CDS encoding carboxylate-amine ligase, whose translation MDDGGDTVGVEEEFVLVDPRSGATAAAAPRVLELLADEPGVMAEFLRFQVETATGVCRSLSGVRADLIRLRRRLAEAAEHAGCVALATGVAPFGTASRVTADPRYRKLADRFPALVGEAGTCACHVHVGVPSRAAGVRVLARLRPWLGALLAISANSPYVDGLDSGWASARYPLWSRWPTARPPGEWRDVADYDAAVDGAIRRKKAIDARSVYFYARLSPRHPTVEVRIADVCLDVEDAVLLAGLVRGLVVTALAEERRGAPPPRVPDALVERALRAAARYGLAGPGVDVLTGTPVGHEGLAEDLLAYVRPALRATGDLEDVLAGWCALTSRGGGAERQRALRAISDTPAEFAGRLAAVTRGEDQERKAAR comes from the coding sequence GTGGACGACGGGGGTGACACGGTCGGTGTCGAGGAGGAGTTCGTGCTCGTGGACCCGCGGTCGGGGGCCACGGCCGCGGCGGCACCGCGAGTCCTGGAGCTGCTGGCGGACGAGCCGGGGGTGATGGCGGAGTTCCTGCGGTTCCAGGTGGAGACGGCGACCGGCGTGTGCCGGTCGCTGTCCGGGGTACGCGCGGACCTGATCCGGCTGCGGCGCCGGCTGGCCGAGGCCGCGGAGCACGCCGGGTGCGTCGCGCTGGCCACGGGCGTGGCCCCGTTCGGCACGGCCTCGCGGGTCACGGCCGATCCGCGCTACCGCAAGCTGGCGGACCGCTTCCCCGCGCTGGTCGGGGAGGCGGGCACGTGCGCCTGCCACGTCCACGTCGGCGTCCCGTCGCGGGCCGCCGGGGTGCGGGTGCTGGCGCGGCTGCGGCCGTGGCTCGGTGCCCTGCTGGCGATCAGCGCCAACTCGCCGTACGTGGACGGGCTGGACTCCGGGTGGGCCAGCGCCCGGTACCCGCTGTGGTCGCGCTGGCCGACGGCCCGCCCGCCGGGCGAGTGGCGCGACGTCGCCGACTACGACGCGGCGGTCGACGGCGCCATCCGCCGCAAGAAGGCGATCGACGCCCGCAGCGTCTACTTCTACGCCCGCCTGTCCCCGCGGCACCCGACGGTGGAGGTGCGGATCGCCGACGTCTGTCTCGACGTGGAGGACGCGGTGCTGCTCGCCGGCCTGGTGCGAGGCCTGGTCGTCACCGCACTCGCCGAGGAACGCCGCGGGGCGCCGCCGCCGCGCGTGCCGGACGCGCTCGTCGAGCGGGCGCTGCGGGCGGCCGCGCGGTACGGCCTCGCCGGCCCGGGCGTCGACGTGCTGACCGGTACCCCCGTGGGCCACGAAGGCCTGGCCGAGGACCTCCTCGCGTACGTCCGGCCCGCGCTGCGGGCGACGGGCGACCTCGAGGACGTCCTGGCCGGCTGGTGCGCGCTCACGTCGCGGGGCGGCGGCGCGGAGCGGCAGCGCGCTCTGCGCGCGATATCGGACACGCCGGCGGAGTTCGCCGGGCGGCTGGCCGCGGTGACGCGGGGCGAAGACCAGGAACGGAAGGCAGCCCGGTGA
- a CDS encoding flavodoxin family protein, with the protein MRIVVVFESMFGATEQIARAVAQGMAAEVVNVDNAPADLTGVDLLVVGGPTHVHGMSRAATRKSAAQQADHPTRSETGVREWLDSLGPVPQGLPVAAFDTRLDKPRVLTGAASLGVAKRLRRLGCRLAAPAESFFVGTDPADAGPAPGELERAEAWGAALGAAARRTVS; encoded by the coding sequence ATGCGCATCGTCGTCGTCTTCGAGTCGATGTTCGGCGCCACCGAGCAGATCGCCCGAGCCGTCGCGCAAGGGATGGCCGCCGAGGTGGTCAACGTCGACAACGCGCCGGCGGACCTCACCGGCGTCGACCTGCTCGTCGTCGGCGGCCCCACCCACGTGCACGGCATGAGCCGCGCCGCGACGCGGAAGTCGGCCGCACAGCAGGCAGATCACCCCACCCGGTCGGAGACCGGGGTGCGCGAGTGGCTGGACTCCCTCGGGCCGGTTCCGCAGGGGCTCCCGGTCGCGGCTTTCGACACCCGCCTCGACAAGCCCCGCGTGCTCACCGGCGCCGCGTCGCTCGGCGTCGCGAAGCGGCTGCGCCGGCTCGGGTGCCGCCTGGCGGCGCCCGCCGAGAGCTTCTTCGTCGGCACCGACCCGGCCGACGCCGGCCCCGCGCCCGGTGAGCTGGAGCGCGCCGAGGCCTGGGGCGCGGCGCTCGGCGCGGCCGCGCGCCGGACCGTGTCCTGA
- a CDS encoding DUF1876 domain-containing protein, whose protein sequence is MQEKRWRVELIIDENDGRTRATARLHTADDTRISGVGTARLNPADRNVPEIGDELAASRALSDLAHNLLECAAGDIEELTQKSVRLDH, encoded by the coding sequence ATGCAGGAGAAGCGCTGGCGCGTCGAGCTGATCATCGACGAGAACGACGGCCGGACCCGGGCCACGGCCCGGTTGCACACGGCCGACGACACCCGGATCTCCGGCGTCGGCACGGCCCGGCTCAACCCGGCCGACCGGAACGTGCCCGAGATCGGCGACGAGCTCGCGGCGTCGCGCGCGTTGAGCGACCTCGCGCACAACCTGCTCGAGTGCGCTGCCGGTGACATCGAAGAGCTCACCCAGAAGTCCGTCCGGCTGGATCACTGA
- a CDS encoding NAD(P)-binding protein: MEHEKPFAITLDVGSSRANKTGAWRTERPVYVDLLPPCNQACPAGQDIQKWLYHAESGDYENAWRGIMADNPLPAVLGRICYRPCESACNRGQLDEAVGINSVERFLGDEGIKQGWTIPVADPSGKRVLVVGAGPAGLSAAYHLARFGHAVTVRDAEAAPGGMMRYGIPRYRLPRDVIDAEIERIRAMGVVFEQNTRVTDAAKTMADGGFDAVFLAVGAQVGKRAYIPAGDSARVLDAVSLLHGMEEGERPLLGRRVAVYGGGNTAMDAARTAKRLGATDAVVVYRRTRDRMPAHESEVAEAAEEGVAMRWLSTISEIDGEGITVEKMQLDESGFPQPTGEFERLAADSVVLALGQDADLSLVDGLADVEHADGVVRVGPGLMTGHPGIFAGGDMVPSGRTATVAVGHGAKAAREIDAWLRGAVATEPPAPRPATFENLNTWYYSDADRTVRPHLDLSRRVSTFDEIKGGLDASTALFEARRCLSCGNCFECDNCYGVCPDNAVIKLEPGDKYAIDLDYCKGCGICVAECPCGAIEMVPEES, encoded by the coding sequence ATGGAGCACGAGAAGCCGTTCGCGATCACGCTCGACGTCGGGTCCAGCCGGGCCAACAAGACCGGCGCGTGGCGCACCGAGCGGCCGGTCTACGTCGACCTGCTGCCGCCGTGCAACCAGGCCTGCCCGGCCGGCCAGGACATCCAGAAGTGGCTCTACCACGCGGAATCGGGGGACTACGAGAACGCGTGGCGGGGGATCATGGCCGACAACCCGCTGCCCGCCGTGCTCGGCCGGATCTGCTACCGGCCGTGCGAGAGCGCCTGCAACCGCGGGCAGCTCGACGAGGCCGTCGGGATCAACTCCGTCGAACGTTTCCTCGGCGACGAGGGCATCAAGCAGGGCTGGACGATCCCCGTCGCGGACCCGTCCGGCAAGCGGGTGCTCGTCGTTGGCGCGGGCCCGGCCGGCCTCTCCGCCGCCTACCACCTGGCCCGGTTCGGGCACGCCGTCACGGTCCGCGACGCGGAGGCCGCGCCCGGCGGGATGATGCGCTACGGCATCCCGCGCTACCGGCTGCCCCGCGACGTGATCGACGCGGAGATCGAGCGGATCCGCGCCATGGGTGTCGTGTTCGAGCAGAACACCCGCGTCACCGATGCCGCGAAGACCATGGCCGACGGTGGTTTCGACGCGGTCTTCCTCGCGGTCGGGGCGCAGGTCGGCAAGCGCGCCTACATCCCGGCCGGGGACTCCGCCCGCGTGCTCGACGCCGTTTCGCTGCTGCACGGCATGGAAGAAGGGGAACGGCCGCTGCTCGGCCGCCGCGTGGCGGTCTACGGCGGGGGCAACACCGCGATGGACGCCGCCCGCACCGCGAAGCGGCTCGGCGCGACCGACGCCGTGGTCGTCTACCGGCGCACGCGTGACCGGATGCCCGCGCACGAGTCCGAAGTGGCCGAGGCCGCCGAAGAAGGCGTCGCGATGCGGTGGCTGTCGACGATCAGCGAGATCGACGGCGAAGGCATCACGGTCGAGAAGATGCAGCTCGACGAATCCGGGTTCCCCCAGCCGACCGGCGAATTCGAGCGGCTCGCCGCCGACAGCGTCGTGCTGGCCCTCGGCCAGGACGCCGATCTGTCCCTTGTGGACGGTCTGGCGGACGTCGAGCACGCGGACGGGGTCGTGCGGGTCGGCCCGGGCCTGATGACCGGGCACCCGGGCATCTTCGCCGGCGGTGACATGGTGCCGTCCGGCCGGACCGCGACCGTCGCGGTGGGACACGGCGCGAAGGCGGCCAGGGAGATCGACGCCTGGCTGCGCGGCGCGGTCGCCACCGAGCCGCCCGCCCCGCGCCCGGCGACGTTCGAGAACCTCAACACCTGGTACTACAGCGACGCCGACCGGACCGTCCGGCCGCACCTCGACCTGTCCCGGCGGGTGTCCACCTTCGACGAGATCAAGGGTGGCCTGGACGCGTCGACGGCCTTGTTCGAGGCTCGCCGCTGCCTGTCCTGCGGCAACTGCTTCGAATGCGACAACTGCTACGGCGTCTGCCCGGACAACGCCGTCATCAAGCTCGAGCCGGGCGACAAGTACGCGATCGATCTCGACTACTGCAAGGGGTGCGGGATCTGCGTCGCCGAATGTCCCTGTGGCGCCATCGAAATGGTGCCCGAGGAATCTTGA
- a CDS encoding thiamine pyrophosphate-dependent enzyme, producing MAVTPIKFYQTGSFAVGGRLLGADQRSVQSDRQRINSIDCGHRACQGCGEALGARYALDAAMRATGNRMVAVNATGCLEVFSTPYPETSWRIPWLHSLFGNAPAVATGVAAAMKAKGRTDVRVVGQGGDGGTVDIGFACLSGMFERNDDVLYICYDNEAYMNTGVQRSGATPAAARTATTPAVGPEPGAVFGQGKNVPMIALAHEIPYVATATVADLRDLEAKVTRAMEFRGARYLHVLVPCPLGWGSASHDTILIARLAKESGLFPVFEAEHGEIVATSKIRRRVPVEDYLRRQTRYAHLFGDRPRTDVIARIQAQADRNIRRYDLLGED from the coding sequence ATGGCGGTGACGCCGATCAAGTTCTACCAGACCGGCAGCTTCGCGGTCGGCGGCCGGCTGCTCGGTGCCGACCAGCGCAGCGTGCAGTCCGACCGGCAGCGGATCAACTCGATCGACTGCGGGCACCGCGCCTGCCAGGGCTGCGGGGAGGCACTGGGCGCGCGGTACGCGCTCGACGCGGCCATGCGCGCCACCGGGAACCGGATGGTCGCCGTCAACGCGACCGGTTGCCTGGAGGTCTTCTCGACGCCGTACCCCGAGACGTCGTGGCGGATCCCGTGGCTGCACTCGCTGTTCGGCAACGCACCCGCGGTCGCCACCGGGGTCGCGGCGGCGATGAAGGCCAAGGGCCGCACCGACGTCCGCGTGGTCGGCCAGGGTGGCGACGGCGGCACGGTCGACATCGGCTTCGCGTGCCTGTCCGGGATGTTCGAGCGCAACGACGACGTGCTCTACATCTGCTACGACAACGAGGCCTACATGAACACCGGCGTCCAGCGCTCGGGGGCGACCCCGGCCGCGGCCCGCACGGCGACGACGCCGGCCGTCGGACCGGAGCCCGGCGCCGTGTTCGGGCAGGGCAAGAACGTCCCGATGATCGCGCTGGCGCACGAGATCCCGTACGTGGCGACGGCGACCGTCGCGGACCTGCGCGACCTCGAAGCGAAGGTGACGCGGGCGATGGAGTTCCGCGGCGCCCGCTACCTGCACGTCCTGGTGCCGTGCCCGCTCGGCTGGGGCAGCGCGTCCCACGACACCATCCTGATCGCCCGCCTCGCCAAGGAAAGCGGGCTGTTCCCGGTGTTCGAGGCCGAGCACGGCGAGATCGTCGCGACGTCGAAGATCCGCCGCCGCGTGCCGGTCGAGGACTACCTGCGGCGCCAGACGCGGTACGCGCACCTGTTCGGCGACCGGCCGCGCACCGACGTGATCGCGCGGATCCAGGCGCAGGCCGACCGCAACATCCGCCGCTACGACCTGCTCGGGGAGGACTGA